A segment of the Polyangiaceae bacterium genome:
GCTTCCGTCCGCGGCGAGAAAGAAGACGCGACTGTCGGCCTCGCTGGACCAACCGAAGACCCCTGGCCGGTAGTGCAGGAGCCGTTGCCAGGTGCGCGTCCGAGCGAGCTTCAGCTCGGCTGCTCGCGCGATGAGAGAGTCGAGGTACCGGCTCGCCTCTTGCCGCGCGGAACGAATCCCCGCTGCGCTTCGTTTGGGCTTGGCGTCCAGCTTTGGCTTGGTCCGCTTGGTGTGGGTCCGTTTGGCAGCACCCTTGGAGCTCGTGAGCGGCGCAGCTGCCGCCAGAGATGCTGGCAGTGCGACGCAACACGCTGCGACGGCGCAGACCAGAAAAAGGGCGAAGCAACGCGTGGGAGTCTGGCGGCGTCCGCGGAACGGGGTAGCGCCGGAGCGAAGCACCTCGCGGTGCTCGGAACGGGACATCAGGTCGTCTAGGAACAAGTGGAAGAAAAGAAATGGGGGCGAGTGTTCCTCACCCCCAAACCAGGTTGATCGCGCCGCTGAGACGCGAACGGGCGAATCAGCCCAGGTTGCCGCAAGCGAGCGACTTCGAGGTCTTCAGCGTCTCGACCACGGCGTCACCCACCTGAGCGTTCGAGGCCTTGGAACTCGGGAAGATCTGCTTGAAGTTCCTTTGCAGCGTACGGCCAACGGCCGCGCTGTCCTGGCAGCCAGCAAGCTCGGAGAGGCTCGCGATGGTCTCGCCGTTTCCGCGCGCGATGTCCTTGGCGAGCGCCACGCGATTCGTTTCAACGAACGCCTTTGCGCTCTCCTCGCCCGCGTCGGTGTCGTCGCAGTTGCTCGTGCCGCTGGAGATGCCGAACGTCTGGGTTCCAGAGGTGCCGTTGGTGGTTGCCGCGAACACCTGGGTGAATCCGGAATCCGGTGAGAAGATCATCGAGCCGAGACCGCAGCCGGCCGGGCCGTAGCCCGACGTCTTGCGCACGCCCGCCTTCTTCTCGATGTCTGACTCTTCCGCGCTCGCGGTGCTGGCAATCAAGCTGCCGGCGATGGCGATAAGCGCAAGGTTTCTGAGCTTCATGTGTTTCTCCTGTCCTCTTCTAGTTGTGGCGGTGGTTGCCGCCGGGAGACGCATCTGGGCAGCTTTCCTGCACGAAGACAAGGGTTGCTTTGCTCGCGTGTGGGTCAAGCTCCGAGGCTCGACCTGGCCTGGGTCAGCGAGATCAGCTCGAGCCCCGAGGGTGCATCCGCCAGGAAGCCATCCAGGGTTTCGCGCAACGACGCTCTCGCCTCAGTGGGCAGCGTCGTTCCCACGTTGGAAACAGTCTCTGCGACGAGCGCCACGAGCTGCTGGCGGTCAGCTTTGGAGTACGCTTCCTCTCGGGTCATCTTGAGCGCTCCGCCCAGCGTGCCGAGCAGCATTTGCACGAGCTGGTCGTGGGTTTTTCTAGCGTCGTCCGAGTCCGGCGCACCCTCGACCTGAGCAGTGCTCAGCCCGTAAGTCTTCGACACCAGCGTCAGCAAGAGTTGGGTGAGGGCGATTTGTTCCGGGCGGAAATCAGGCCTGCCGTAGAGCGGGAAAAGGCCTGGAATCACCGATAGGTAGCCCTGCGCGGTCGAGACACGCTCGTCCAAGCCAGCCGCGTCGTCCAAACGTGTCAGATTCCCCAGGCTGACCAGCTGATCAAAGGCCGGTTGTCCGACGCGAGGTAGGTCACTCGGCCCGCTTTCCTGAACCCGCTTCTTCAGCTCGATTAGACGTAGCCGATAGTCGTTTGGGGTGAGGGGACGAGGCGCTTCCTCCGCTGCGACGGGGAGTTCCGCCTCAGCGCTGGGAGGGGGCGGTGCAGCGGGCGGCGTTCGGTCATGGGCGCTGAGTGGCGGTTGTCCGCACCCAATCAGGAGCAGGCTTGCCCCAACGGCTTTGGCGAGATGGCGCATGGCGTCGCATACGAATACGCGCGGGAGGGGGCAAGCCTTCTCTTGTTCCGTGCGGTTGGGACGATTCGAGGCGGCGGACCGGCCGAGCGTGGAGTTTTTCTCGGGGGTGAGAGCGCCCCGGTTTACTGCCTTCATGCGCTGTGGTCGTGCTCGTGCTTGTGTCCGAGGGCTCCATCAGGCAGGCGCGCAGCGACGATGTCTCCACTCAGCACGCCCTTTGCTCCGATCAGCTGATCCGCTAAGGCCTTGAGCTGACTGGCCGGGCCACGGGTCGCGATCACCTCCATGCAGTGGTCGTGATCGAGGTGCACGTGCAATGCGCTGATGATCAACGCTCCAGAGTCGTGCTGGATCGCCGTCAAGCGCTCGCTCAGCTCGGGCTTGTGGTGGTCGTAGATCAGCGTGATGGTGGCGCAGGTCGGGGCGCCGGTCTGCCACGCAGCGTCATCCAGCTCGCGGCGCACCAAGTCGCG
Coding sequences within it:
- the nikR gene encoding nickel-responsive transcriptional regulator NikR, which produces MSKLVRFGVAMEKELLEGFDELITQRGYANRSEALRDLVRRELDDAAWQTGAPTCATITLIYDHHKPELSERLTAIQHDSGALIISALHVHLDHDHCMEVIATRGPASQLKALADQLIGAKGVLSGDIVAARLPDGALGHKHEHDHSA
- a CDS encoding DUF3015 family protein, yielding MKLRNLALIAIAGSLIASTASAEESDIEKKAGVRKTSGYGPAGCGLGSMIFSPDSGFTQVFAATTNGTSGTQTFGISSGTSNCDDTDAGEESAKAFVETNRVALAKDIARGNGETIASLSELAGCQDSAAVGRTLQRNFKQIFPSSKASNAQVGDAVVETLKTSKSLACGNLG